In a single window of the Flavobacterium sp. W4I14 genome:
- a CDS encoding iron complex outermembrane receptor protein (product_source=KO:K02014; cath_funfam=2.170.130.10,2.40.170.20,2.60.40.1120; cleavage_site_network=SignalP-noTM; cog=COG1629; ko=KO:K02014; pfam=PF00593,PF07715,PF13715; superfamily=49452,56935) codes for MNKSLLILFSFLLSASFAFAQSPVTGVIKTTNGSTIPHATVKVRGTNQAVVADDNGVFSINVKQETPFYLQVSSVGYKPQDFQILKLQETPIELVLVENALLDEIVVTSRRRSEVLQDVPIPITVIGGQAAENAGAFNVNRLKELVPSVQLYASNARNTTLNIRGLGSTFGLTNDGIDPGVGFYVDGVYHARPAATSTDFLDIEQIEVIRGPQGTLFGKNTTAGAFNITTTKPTQTPSAKVELSVGNYNFIQAKTSVSGGVAKNLAAKISISGTQRDGTIWNTREERKYSGQNNLGFKGQLYFTPSDRLQILLSSDVSVQHPAGYPLVIAGVTTTERSAYRQYAKIVSDLGYQQPKIDPFLREINTNTPWRHNQSIGGISLNVDYKIGGGTLTSTTAWRFWNWDPTNDRDFSELSALTKSQGNSRHDQYSQEIRYAGNITDKLSGVIGVFALAQNLKGLAQTEEVGKDQWRFVQTSNTGSQALYSTPGLLDGFGIKTNSTIKSLSAAIFAQVDWEFLEHFHVLPGLRYTYDKKDVDYDRVTYGGLQTTDAALLALKAAVYSNQQFTTKVDNNNLSGNLTVSYRPNTKLNVYGTFSTAYKPVGVNVGGLPTTSTGQADLSVAVVKPEYVQHYELGLKTKPVKGAILNVTAFNTDIKDYQTNVQSPQLGVNRGYLANAEKVKVKGLEIDGTYQLERFLTLNAAVAYLDGKYVKFTNAPLPLEETGHTELVNGVATQVAFKDASGGRLPGISKWNISGGSEFSTPGNLATRAGRYFIAGDASYRSEYSSNPTPSNILNVKGYALFNARLGFKSDKFSLFVWSRNIANKNYYEQLQAAAGNSGLYAGVLGDPRTYGATIRYAF; via the coding sequence ATGAACAAAAGTTTACTAATTCTCTTTTCATTTTTACTTTCGGCAAGTTTTGCCTTTGCCCAAAGCCCAGTAACCGGTGTAATTAAAACAACAAATGGCAGTACAATACCACATGCTACTGTAAAGGTAAGAGGAACAAACCAAGCGGTAGTGGCAGATGATAATGGTGTTTTCAGCATAAATGTAAAACAAGAGACTCCATTTTACCTTCAAGTGAGCTCAGTTGGTTATAAACCTCAGGATTTTCAGATTTTAAAACTTCAGGAAACACCAATAGAATTGGTTCTGGTAGAAAACGCATTATTAGATGAGATCGTTGTAACGTCGAGAAGACGTTCGGAAGTTTTACAGGACGTGCCTATTCCAATTACTGTAATCGGTGGCCAGGCAGCAGAAAATGCAGGTGCTTTTAACGTTAACCGTTTAAAAGAGTTAGTGCCATCTGTACAATTATATGCATCGAATGCCAGAAATACAACACTTAATATTAGAGGTCTGGGTTCAACATTCGGTTTAACTAACGATGGTATCGATCCGGGTGTAGGTTTTTACGTAGATGGTGTTTACCATGCGCGTCCGGCTGCTACCTCAACCGATTTCCTGGATATCGAACAAATAGAAGTAATCCGTGGTCCTCAAGGTACCTTATTTGGGAAAAATACTACCGCAGGTGCATTTAACATCACCACTACAAAACCAACCCAAACACCAAGTGCCAAAGTAGAACTAAGCGTTGGAAATTATAACTTTATCCAGGCAAAAACGTCAGTTTCGGGAGGAGTAGCAAAAAATCTTGCTGCAAAAATATCAATCTCCGGTACCCAACGCGATGGTACAATATGGAATACCAGAGAAGAACGTAAATATAGCGGACAAAACAACCTTGGTTTTAAAGGTCAGTTGTATTTTACACCTTCAGATAGGCTACAGATATTGTTGAGTAGCGATGTAAGTGTTCAGCACCCTGCAGGTTACCCTTTGGTAATTGCTGGCGTTACCACAACAGAAAGAAGCGCTTACCGTCAGTATGCCAAAATTGTTTCAGATTTAGGCTATCAGCAACCTAAAATTGATCCTTTTTTAAGAGAAATAAATACCAATACCCCCTGGAGACATAATCAATCAATCGGTGGTATATCTTTAAATGTAGATTATAAGATCGGTGGCGGAACATTAACTTCTACCACTGCATGGAGATTCTGGAACTGGGATCCTACAAACGACAGGGATTTCTCTGAATTATCAGCATTGACCAAATCTCAAGGTAACTCCCGTCATGATCAATATTCACAGGAAATTAGATATGCAGGTAATATCACCGATAAATTAAGTGGTGTAATTGGCGTGTTTGCCCTTGCTCAGAACTTAAAAGGTTTGGCACAAACAGAAGAAGTAGGTAAAGATCAATGGAGATTTGTGCAAACCAGCAATACGGGTAGTCAGGCATTATATTCAACCCCTGGTTTATTAGATGGCTTTGGGATTAAAACCAACTCGACCATCAAATCGTTAAGTGCAGCTATTTTTGCTCAGGTTGACTGGGAATTTTTAGAGCACTTTCACGTATTACCTGGTTTAAGATACACTTATGATAAAAAAGATGTGGATTACGACAGGGTAACTTATGGCGGATTGCAGACTACAGACGCCGCTTTACTTGCACTAAAAGCCGCTGTTTATAGTAATCAGCAGTTTACTACGAAAGTAGATAACAATAATTTATCGGGTAACTTAACGGTTTCATACCGCCCTAACACAAAATTGAACGTTTATGGAACTTTCTCTACTGCTTATAAACCTGTTGGTGTTAACGTAGGTGGTTTGCCAACTACTTCAACCGGACAAGCAGACTTGTCAGTTGCTGTTGTAAAGCCAGAATATGTTCAACATTACGAATTAGGTTTAAAAACAAAACCGGTTAAAGGTGCCATATTGAATGTTACCGCTTTTAATACCGACATCAAAGATTACCAAACCAATGTACAATCTCCACAGTTGGGTGTAAACAGAGGTTATCTTGCTAATGCAGAAAAGGTTAAAGTAAAAGGTTTAGAAATTGATGGAACTTATCAACTGGAAAGGTTCTTAACTTTAAATGCAGCGGTGGCCTATCTTGATGGTAAATATGTAAAATTCACCAATGCACCACTTCCTTTAGAAGAAACCGGACATACCGAATTAGTGAACGGGGTAGCTACCCAAGTGGCATTTAAAGATGCTTCAGGAGGCAGGTTGCCAGGTATTTCTAAATGGAATATCTCTGGAGGTTCTGAATTTAGTACCCCCGGTAATTTAGCAACCAGGGCCGGTAGGTATTTTATTGCGGGCGATGCAAGTTACCGTTCAGAATATTCGTCAAACCCTACACCATCAAACATTTTAAATGTTAAAGGTTATGCCTTATTTAATGCAAGGTTAGGATTCAAATCAGATAAGTTCTCTTTATTTGTTTGGAGCAGAAATATCGCAAACAAAAACTATTATGAACAATTGCAGGCTGCAGCAGGTAACTCAGGCTTATACGCAGGTGTACTTGGCGATCCAAGAACTTATGGTGCAACAATCCGCTATGCTTTCTAA
- a CDS encoding uncharacterized protein (TIGR00730 family) (product_source=TIGR00730; cath_funfam=3.40.50.450; cog=COG1611; pfam=PF03641; superfamily=102405; tigrfam=TIGR00730), which translates to MNKLKSVCVYCGSNFNGDVALRNAIKQLAETLVKQQIRLVYGGGSVGVMGVLANDVLELGGLVTGVIPQFLMDKEVGHKGVTEMIVTENMHQRKQKMADLSDGFVILPGGFGTLEEFFEVLTWLQLGLHTKPIGVLNVNGFYDPLFAQMDMMVQSKFLKPANRDLVFNEANAETLIDKMDDFSAIPDEVWFRERNLS; encoded by the coding sequence ATGAATAAGCTTAAATCAGTTTGTGTGTATTGTGGATCAAACTTTAATGGCGATGTAGCGCTGCGTAACGCAATAAAGCAATTGGCCGAAACACTTGTAAAACAGCAGATCAGATTGGTTTATGGTGGTGGTAGTGTAGGCGTGATGGGGGTATTAGCCAATGATGTACTCGAGTTAGGCGGTTTAGTTACAGGCGTAATTCCACAGTTTTTAATGGATAAAGAAGTTGGTCATAAAGGGGTAACCGAAATGATTGTAACGGAAAATATGCACCAAAGAAAACAGAAAATGGCCGATTTAAGTGATGGTTTTGTAATTTTGCCAGGTGGTTTCGGTACACTTGAGGAGTTTTTTGAAGTATTAACCTGGTTGCAGCTCGGCCTGCACACAAAACCAATCGGTGTATTAAATGTAAATGGTTTTTATGATCCCTTATTTGCCCAAATGGATATGATGGTGCAAAGTAAATTTCTGAAACCAGCCAATCGCGATTTAGTTTTTAATGAAGCAAATGCCGAAACTTTAATCGATAAAATGGATGATTTTTCTGCCATTCCAGACGAGGTTTGGTTTAGAGAAAGAAATCTGAGTTAA
- a CDS encoding acyl dehydratase (product_source=COG2030; cath_funfam=3.10.129.10; cog=COG2030; pfam=PF01575; superfamily=54637), with the protein MQIITSHAEFEQYLGKELGVSSWHTITQEQINKFADATLDHQWIHVDEERAQNEGPFKATIAHGYLTLSLIPYLWKEIVDIQNLKMEINYGIESLRFAQAVTVNSKVRLKAKLASIINLRGVTKVNMAIEMEIEDQKKPAFSGEVVFLYHFVN; encoded by the coding sequence ATGCAAATCATTACCTCCCACGCAGAATTTGAACAATACCTTGGCAAGGAATTAGGCGTTTCTTCATGGCACACCATTACACAAGAACAGATTAATAAATTTGCCGATGCCACATTAGATCATCAATGGATTCATGTTGATGAAGAAAGAGCCCAAAATGAAGGCCCTTTTAAAGCAACCATAGCCCATGGCTATTTAACGCTTTCGTTAATCCCTTACCTGTGGAAGGAGATTGTTGATATCCAAAACCTGAAGATGGAGATTAACTATGGTATCGAAAGTTTAAGGTTTGCGCAGGCAGTTACCGTTAACAGCAAAGTACGGCTAAAGGCAAAGCTGGCTTCTATTATCAATCTCCGAGGCGTAACCAAAGTAAATATGGCTATCGAAATGGAAATTGAAGACCAGAAAAAACCTGCCTTTAGCGGAGAGGTAGTTTTCTTGTATCATTTTGTGAATTAA
- a CDS encoding sterol desaturase/sphingolipid hydroxylase (fatty acid hydroxylase superfamily) (product_source=COG3000; cog=COG3000; pfam=PF04116; superfamily=47413; transmembrane_helix_parts=Outside_1_32,TMhelix_33_55,Inside_56_75,TMhelix_76_98,Outside_99_107,TMhelix_108_130,Inside_131_174,TMhelix_175_197,Outside_198_335), translated as MIDFLEGVKEWLVGFFGLPALLKLLQTNDYSQFMSWNGISALMGPLIPFLLVFEIIRMAFYRRFKVVDYRISFFSLVINSFIGRIISIGMVSVCIGLFGKYAIFKTEITWYWLIYGYVIWEFGHFIYHFLAHKVRLFWCLHSTHHAPETMNLSVNFAHFFLEAPYADLIRTTTCILLGVSPALLFLIMFIDGFWGSFIHIGENISKDGRFGFLNKIILTPSHHRVHHAKNALYMDTNFCNLLPIWDHVFKTYQEEDKTIKIEYGITREMKKHSFLDAYFGEIVLLAKDVWRAPGIKNKFLYIFMPPGWSHTKDHKTAKIVRSEYLKNYKTGMVNS; from the coding sequence ATGATAGATTTTCTTGAAGGCGTAAAGGAATGGCTCGTTGGATTTTTCGGCTTACCAGCACTGTTAAAACTACTGCAGACCAATGATTATAGCCAGTTTATGAGCTGGAATGGCATCAGTGCGCTTATGGGTCCTTTGATTCCCTTTTTATTGGTTTTTGAAATCATCAGGATGGCATTTTACCGCCGTTTTAAAGTGGTTGATTACCGGATTTCTTTCTTTTCACTGGTAATTAATTCTTTCATTGGCCGCATTATTTCTATCGGAATGGTATCTGTCTGTATCGGTTTATTTGGCAAATACGCCATTTTTAAAACCGAGATTACATGGTACTGGCTGATATATGGCTACGTGATCTGGGAATTCGGGCATTTTATTTATCATTTTTTAGCGCATAAAGTAAGGCTTTTCTGGTGTTTGCACTCCACCCATCACGCCCCCGAAACCATGAACTTATCAGTAAATTTTGCGCATTTTTTTCTTGAAGCACCCTATGCAGACCTGATTAGAACTACAACGTGCATCCTTTTGGGTGTAAGCCCTGCCCTGCTTTTTTTAATCATGTTTATCGATGGTTTTTGGGGATCTTTTATTCACATTGGAGAAAACATTTCTAAAGATGGCCGTTTTGGATTTTTAAATAAAATCATCCTTACTCCTTCTCACCATCGTGTACACCACGCCAAGAATGCATTATACATGGACACCAACTTTTGTAACCTGTTACCTATTTGGGACCATGTTTTCAAAACCTATCAGGAAGAAGACAAAACGATAAAAATTGAATACGGCATTACCCGGGAAATGAAAAAGCACAGCTTTTTAGACGCTTATTTCGGTGAGATTGTTCTTTTGGCTAAAGATGTTTGGCGTGCACCTGGTATTAAAAATAAATTTCTATACATCTTTATGCCGCCGGGATGGAGCCACACCAAAGACCATAAAACAGCTAAAATAGTGAGATCTGAATATTTGAAAAACTACAAAACTGGAATGGTCAACTCATAA
- a CDS encoding hypothetical protein (product_source=Hypo-rule applied; pfam=PF11026; superfamily=90112; transmembrane_helix_parts=Outside_1_9,TMhelix_10_29,Inside_30_67,TMhelix_68_85,Outside_86_89,TMhelix_90_112,Inside_113_147) codes for MELTINIPALLFPAISLIMLAYTNRFLALASLVRSLKSKYEDGDKNAALHKQIENLRYRLRLIKNMQAFGVLSFASCLFCMFFIYLEWNTVAEILFALSLIFFMISLIISLIEIQISTKALELELSSLEELDNPSMVSRFKKKFDKD; via the coding sequence ATGGAACTAACCATCAATATTCCTGCGCTATTGTTTCCTGCCATTAGCTTAATTATGCTGGCTTATACCAACCGTTTTCTGGCTTTGGCAAGTTTAGTGAGAAGTTTAAAATCGAAATATGAGGATGGCGATAAAAATGCAGCGCTTCATAAACAGATCGAAAACCTGCGTTACCGCTTAAGACTGATCAAAAACATGCAGGCTTTTGGTGTACTTAGCTTTGCCAGTTGCCTTTTTTGCATGTTTTTTATTTATTTGGAGTGGAATACCGTTGCTGAAATTCTTTTTGCCCTGAGTTTGATATTTTTCATGATCTCGTTAATCATTTCGCTAATTGAAATCCAGATCAGTACAAAAGCACTGGAGCTGGAATTGAGCAGTTTAGAGGAACTCGATAATCCATCAATGGTAAGCAGGTTTAAAAAGAAATTTGATAAAGATTGA
- a CDS encoding hypothetical protein (product_source=Hypo-rule applied; superfamily=50203) produces MIVNWKSLSFILISLAILSCQKNKAQNRAADSFLPMQIGNLWYMNAQSYTEIKDTARINKKLFYKFYSLVGGDAVSTVYLRIDEQNKLIEGYPDSPLKTYTRADFNAKIGDKFFTTGEKDENDNEVTVIQKSDTEMTFSFDPIYHPNLKGHPSQVKYIKGKGWAEKFKKLKIDGVVYQN; encoded by the coding sequence ATGATCGTAAACTGGAAATCTTTAAGTTTTATTTTAATTAGTCTCGCTATCCTTTCTTGCCAGAAGAATAAGGCTCAAAACAGGGCTGCCGATTCATTTTTGCCGATGCAGATTGGCAATTTATGGTATATGAATGCTCAATCCTATACCGAAATCAAGGATACTGCTCGCATTAATAAAAAGCTTTTTTACAAGTTTTATTCATTGGTAGGAGGCGATGCAGTGAGTACAGTTTATTTAAGGATAGACGAGCAGAATAAATTGATTGAGGGCTATCCAGATAGTCCTTTGAAAACTTATACCAGAGCTGATTTCAATGCGAAAATTGGCGATAAGTTTTTCACGACAGGAGAAAAGGATGAAAATGATAACGAAGTAACTGTTATTCAAAAATCAGATACCGAAATGACCTTTTCATTCGATCCGATTTATCATCCAAATTTAAAAGGACACCCATCGCAGGTAAAATACATAAAAGGCAAAGGCTGGGCCGAAAAGTTTAAAAAGTTGAAGATTGATGGTGTAGTTTATCAAAATTAG
- a CDS encoding IMP dehydrogenase (product_source=KO:K00088; cath_funfam=3.20.20.70; cog=COG0516; ko=KO:K00088; pfam=PF00478,PF00571; smart=SM01240; superfamily=51412; tigrfam=TIGR01302) yields MQLDSTKFIATGLTYDDVLLVPAYSEILPREVNTATFLTKKIKLNVPLISAAMDTVTEAELAIAIAQNGGIGMLHKNMTIERQAEEVRKVKRSESGMIQDPVTLLETAVVADAFKIMKEHKIGGIPVVSSDNKLVGIITNRDLRFQKNMKRPISEVMTKENLIIAPEGTTLVQAEEILQNHKIEKLPVVSKDGYLSGLITFKDISKVKNYPAACKDERGRLRVGAAVGVTADTIQRVDALVHAGVDVITIDTAHGHSKGVVDKLKEVKAKYPDLQVIVGNIATGAAAKFLADAGADAVKVGIGPGSICTTRIIAGVGVPQLYAVYECAKALKGTGVPVIADGGIKHTGDIAKAIASGASTVMAGSLFAGVEESPGETIIYEGRKFKSYRGMGSIEAMEQGSKDRYFQDVEDDIKKLVPEGIVGRVPFKGTLAEVMYQYIGGLRASMGYCGAASIEALQEAQFVQITAAGMRESHPHDITITKEAPNYTR; encoded by the coding sequence ATGCAACTCGATTCCACAAAGTTTATTGCCACAGGTTTAACGTATGACGACGTACTTCTAGTACCTGCATATTCCGAAATTCTGCCCCGTGAAGTAAATACAGCCACTTTTTTAACAAAAAAAATCAAACTTAATGTTCCATTGATTTCTGCCGCGATGGATACTGTAACAGAAGCCGAACTTGCCATTGCCATCGCACAAAATGGTGGCATTGGTATGTTACATAAAAACATGACCATAGAAAGACAAGCTGAAGAAGTACGTAAGGTTAAACGTTCTGAAAGCGGTATGATCCAGGATCCGGTTACCTTATTGGAAACAGCTGTTGTGGCCGATGCTTTCAAAATTATGAAAGAGCATAAAATTGGTGGTATTCCCGTTGTAAGCAGCGACAATAAATTGGTGGGTATTATTACAAATAGGGATTTACGTTTTCAAAAGAATATGAAAAGACCGATTTCTGAGGTAATGACTAAAGAAAATTTAATCATTGCACCAGAAGGTACTACTTTGGTTCAGGCAGAAGAAATTCTTCAGAACCATAAAATCGAGAAACTTCCTGTAGTGAGCAAAGATGGTTACCTAAGCGGTTTAATTACTTTTAAAGATATTTCGAAGGTTAAAAATTATCCTGCCGCCTGTAAAGATGAACGCGGTCGTTTACGTGTAGGTGCTGCGGTTGGTGTAACAGCTGATACTATACAGCGTGTTGATGCCTTGGTTCATGCCGGTGTTGATGTAATTACCATCGATACTGCTCATGGTCACTCAAAAGGAGTAGTTGATAAATTAAAAGAAGTTAAAGCGAAATATCCTGATTTGCAGGTTATTGTTGGGAATATTGCTACCGGTGCTGCTGCAAAATTCTTAGCCGATGCAGGTGCCGATGCAGTTAAAGTAGGTATTGGTCCTGGTTCTATCTGTACCACCCGAATTATTGCCGGCGTTGGTGTGCCCCAATTATATGCGGTTTACGAATGTGCTAAAGCTTTAAAAGGCACAGGTGTTCCTGTTATTGCCGATGGTGGTATTAAACACACAGGTGATATTGCCAAAGCAATTGCTTCTGGAGCAAGCACAGTAATGGCAGGTTCGTTATTTGCAGGAGTGGAAGAATCACCAGGCGAAACCATTATCTACGAAGGACGTAAATTTAAATCTTACCGTGGAATGGGCTCAATTGAAGCAATGGAGCAAGGTTCTAAAGACCGTTACTTCCAGGATGTGGAAGATGATATTAAAAAGTTAGTTCCTGAAGGAATTGTTGGCCGTGTGCCATTTAAGGGTACCTTAGCAGAAGTAATGTATCAATATATTGGCGGTTTACGTGCAAGTATGGGCTATTGCGGTGCAGCAAGTATCGAGGCGTTACAAGAAGCACAATTTGTGCAGATTACAGCTGCAGGTATGCGCGAAAGCCATCCGCACGATATTACGATTACTAAAGAGGCACCTAATTATACAAGATAA
- a CDS encoding 3-methylcrotonyl-CoA carboxylase beta subunit (product_source=KO:K01969; cath_funfam=3.90.226.10; cog=COG4799; ko=KO:K01969; pfam=PF01039; superfamily=52096): MNIEFNKNEDVNKQLVYELKTRLKKIYLGGGEKNAAKQKEKGKLLARERIAYLIDKDTSFLEVGAFTADGMYAEQGGCPSAGVVCGIGYVSGRQCMIVANDATVKAGAWFPMTAKKNLRAQEIAMENRLPVIYLVDSAGVYLPMQDEIFPDKEHFGRMFRNNAIMSSEGIVQISAIMGACVAGGAYLPIMSDEAMIVDKTGSVFLAGSYLVKSAIGEEVDNETLGGATTHCEISGVTDYKHPNDQACLDSIRNIMSMLGAPQNAGFDRIKPAKPKENEEELYGILPENRDKPYEIMDVINRLVDQSEFEEYKKGYGQSIVCGLGRIDGWAVGIVANQRKVVKSKKGEMQFGGVIYSDSADKATRFIMNCNQKKIPLVFLQDVTGFMVGSRSEHGGIIKDGAKMVNAVANSVVPKFTIVLGNSYGAGNYAMCGKAYDPRLIYAWPTAKIAVMGGAQAAKTLLQIQEASLKAKGEVITPEKEAELLKEITDRYDSQTTPYYAASRLWVDGIIDPLETRKVISMGIEAANQSPITKKFNVGIIQT, translated from the coding sequence ATGAATATCGAATTCAATAAAAATGAGGATGTAAATAAACAGTTGGTATACGAACTGAAAACCAGACTCAAAAAAATATATTTAGGTGGTGGCGAAAAAAATGCTGCCAAACAAAAAGAAAAGGGAAAGTTATTGGCCCGCGAGCGGATTGCTTATTTAATTGATAAAGATACCAGCTTCTTAGAAGTTGGTGCTTTTACGGCTGATGGTATGTATGCTGAGCAAGGTGGCTGTCCTTCGGCAGGCGTGGTGTGCGGTATTGGCTATGTAAGCGGAAGACAATGTATGATTGTGGCTAACGATGCTACAGTAAAAGCAGGTGCCTGGTTCCCTATGACGGCAAAAAAGAACCTCCGTGCACAGGAAATTGCAATGGAGAACCGCCTGCCTGTAATATACCTGGTCGATAGTGCTGGTGTATATCTCCCGATGCAAGATGAGATTTTTCCTGATAAAGAACATTTTGGAAGAATGTTTCGTAACAATGCCATCATGTCGTCAGAAGGAATAGTACAGATTTCGGCCATCATGGGTGCTTGTGTTGCTGGTGGTGCTTATTTGCCCATTATGAGTGATGAAGCGATGATTGTTGATAAAACAGGATCTGTTTTTTTAGCGGGTTCTTACCTGGTAAAATCGGCTATAGGCGAAGAGGTTGACAATGAAACTTTGGGTGGAGCGACTACTCATTGCGAAATTTCGGGTGTTACCGATTATAAACATCCTAATGATCAGGCTTGTTTAGATAGCATCAGGAACATCATGAGTATGTTGGGAGCGCCTCAAAACGCAGGTTTTGATAGGATCAAACCAGCAAAACCAAAAGAAAATGAAGAAGAACTGTATGGTATTTTACCTGAAAACAGAGATAAACCTTACGAAATAATGGATGTCATTAACCGTTTGGTTGATCAATCTGAATTTGAAGAGTACAAAAAAGGCTACGGACAAAGTATTGTTTGTGGTTTAGGCCGTATTGATGGCTGGGCAGTGGGTATTGTGGCCAATCAGCGTAAAGTGGTGAAGTCGAAAAAAGGGGAGATGCAGTTTGGCGGTGTAATTTATTCTGATAGTGCCGACAAAGCTACCCGTTTTATTATGAACTGTAACCAGAAGAAAATCCCATTGGTGTTTTTGCAAGATGTTACTGGCTTTATGGTAGGCAGCCGATCAGAACATGGTGGTATTATTAAAGATGGTGCTAAAATGGTTAATGCTGTTGCCAATTCTGTGGTGCCAAAATTTACAATAGTATTGGGCAATTCTTACGGTGCAGGCAACTATGCCATGTGCGGCAAGGCTTACGACCCTAGATTGATTTATGCCTGGCCAACGGCTAAAATTGCAGTAATGGGCGGTGCGCAGGCTGCAAAAACTTTACTTCAGATTCAGGAAGCCTCTTTAAAAGCGAAAGGAGAGGTAATTACGCCAGAAAAAGAGGCAGAGTTGTTAAAAGAAATCACTGATAGATACGATAGCCAAACCACACCATATTATGCCGCATCCCGGCTTTGGGTTGATGGTATTATCGACCCGTTAGAAACCAGAAAAGTTATTTCGATGGGGATTGAGGCTGCCAACCAATCGCCGATTACTAAGAAGTTTAATGTTGGGATTATACAAACTTAG
- a CDS encoding hypothetical protein (product_source=Hypo-rule applied; pfam=PF08818; superfamily=159888) has product MQPSVNTPEEYLNSLPEERKTPISKLRDTILENLPAGFEEQITYGMLAYVIPLELYPAGYHCTPEQALPFINIGSQKNFIVMHHLGLYAFTDLLKWFQAEYPKHSKYKLDMGKGCVRFKKPDDIPYPLIAELTRKITPEQWIEQYEKVYKRKG; this is encoded by the coding sequence ATGCAACCATCTGTAAATACACCAGAAGAATATTTAAACAGCCTCCCTGAAGAAAGGAAAACGCCAATTTCGAAATTGAGAGATACTATTTTAGAGAATCTGCCAGCTGGTTTCGAAGAACAGATTACCTATGGTATGCTGGCATATGTTATCCCACTTGAGCTTTATCCTGCAGGTTACCATTGTACACCAGAACAGGCTTTACCTTTTATCAATATTGGTTCGCAAAAGAATTTTATTGTTATGCACCACTTGGGTTTATACGCATTTACTGATTTACTGAAATGGTTTCAGGCAGAATACCCAAAACACAGCAAATACAAATTGGATATGGGAAAAGGCTGTGTTCGTTTTAAAAAGCCTGATGATATCCCGTACCCATTAATTGCCGAGCTCACCAGAAAAATCACGCCTGAGCAATGGATTGAACAATATGAAAAAGTATATAAACGTAAAGGCTAA